From Pseudothermotoga thermarum DSM 5069, a single genomic window includes:
- the leuB gene encoding 3-isopropylmalate dehydrogenase gives MSGFKIAVLPGDGIGPEVVKQGVKVLETIGKLFHHGFEIQFGLIGGAALDEKGVPLPDETWELCQKADAILLGAVGGPKWDDLPSHMRPEKALLKLREGLKLFANIRPVKFYPNLAFSSPLKENLLKGVDLVIVRELTGGLYFGKPKGRFEENGKVYAVDTMYYTYEEIERIAKVAFELARNRKKKVTSVDKANVLETSRLWREVVQKVASRYPDITLEHMYVDNCAMQLVKNPAQFDVILTENTFGDILSDEAAVITGSIGMLPSASLGEGLKGLYEPIHGSAPDIAGMNIANPLGTILSVALLLRYSLRLEKEANAIEDAVEKVIADGFMTKDLYLNNPSAKKLVSTEEMGDIVVEYVKREYHREE, from the coding sequence ATGAGTGGTTTCAAAATAGCGGTTTTGCCTGGGGATGGAATAGGACCGGAAGTTGTGAAACAAGGTGTGAAGGTGTTAGAGACAATTGGAAAGCTTTTCCATCACGGTTTTGAAATACAATTTGGTTTGATCGGAGGAGCAGCTTTGGATGAAAAGGGGGTACCGCTACCGGACGAAACTTGGGAATTGTGCCAAAAGGCAGATGCAATTTTGCTTGGGGCAGTTGGAGGACCAAAGTGGGATGATTTACCCTCTCATATGAGACCTGAAAAAGCTCTTTTGAAACTTCGAGAAGGTTTGAAGCTGTTTGCAAACATTCGACCGGTGAAGTTTTATCCGAACTTGGCTTTCAGTTCACCATTGAAAGAAAATTTACTAAAAGGAGTTGATTTGGTCATCGTTCGCGAATTGACAGGGGGACTTTACTTTGGAAAACCAAAAGGAAGGTTTGAAGAAAACGGCAAAGTCTACGCCGTCGACACGATGTATTACACGTACGAAGAAATAGAAAGAATAGCAAAGGTTGCCTTTGAACTTGCAAGAAACAGAAAGAAAAAGGTCACATCCGTTGACAAAGCAAATGTTTTGGAAACTTCTAGGCTTTGGCGAGAAGTTGTTCAAAAAGTTGCAAGCCGTTATCCAGATATAACTTTGGAACACATGTACGTGGATAACTGTGCGATGCAGCTTGTGAAAAATCCTGCTCAGTTTGACGTGATACTCACCGAAAACACCTTTGGAGACATTCTGAGCGACGAAGCAGCGGTTATAACAGGCTCAATTGGGATGTTACCTTCCGCAAGCCTTGGTGAAGGCTTAAAAGGTTTGTACGAACCAATACACGGTTCTGCGCCGGATATAGCGGGGATGAACATTGCAAATCCGCTTGGTACTATTCTTTCTGTGGCATTGCTTTTGAGATATTCTTTAAGACTTGAAAAAGAAGCGAATGCTATAGAAGATGCCGTCGAAAAAGTCATAGCAGATGGATTCATGACAAAGGATCTTTATCTGAACAACCCATCCGCCAAGAAATTGGTTTCAACCGAGG
- the leuD gene encoding 3-isopropylmalate dehydratase small subunit, with amino-acid sequence MYEGKTLKYGDNIDTDVIIPARYLNTTDPTELARHCMEDLDPDFKVKVKEKTILVVGENFGCGSSREHAPIAIKASGVKCIIAKSFARIFYRNAINIGLAIVELPEAVEKINEGDWVKVDLSNGLVENATTGEVFKIKPFPLLIQEIIKRGGLLNFAMAKARGEIK; translated from the coding sequence ATCTACGAAGGAAAAACTTTGAAGTATGGCGACAACATAGACACCGACGTGATAATTCCCGCCAGGTATTTAAACACAACTGATCCAACTGAGCTTGCCCGCCATTGTATGGAGGATCTTGATCCAGATTTCAAAGTCAAAGTTAAAGAAAAAACAATACTCGTGGTTGGTGAAAATTTCGGGTGCGGTTCATCAAGGGAACATGCTCCAATAGCCATCAAAGCTTCCGGCGTAAAGTGCATAATAGCAAAATCCTTTGCAAGGATATTCTACAGAAATGCCATAAACATAGGGCTTGCGATAGTTGAACTTCCTGAAGCAGTTGAAAAAATAAACGAAGGAGATTGGGTGAAAGTTGATCTATCAAATGGACTAGTGGAAAATGCAACAACCGGTGAGGTCTTTAAGATTAAACCTTTCCCTCTTTTGATCCAGGAAATCATAAAAAGGGGAGGACTTTTGAACTTCGCCATGGCAAAGGCTAGAGGTGAGATAAAATGA
- the leuC gene encoding 3-isopropylmalate dehydratase large subunit: protein MGYTITEKILLKHSDKKEIFPGDLIFVKVDLVLANDITAPLAIKEFKKIGVEKVFDPEKIALVPDHSTPNKDIKSAEQAKITRLFAKEQNIRYYYEVGRAGIAHVLLPDEGLIAPGDCVVGADSHTCTYGALGAFSTGIGSTDAAYAMAFGEVWLKVPETVKFIYYGKLPKWVGGKDLILYTIGKIGVDGARYMAMEFAGEAIKNLGMADRFTMCNMAVEAGAKNGIIEPDEITLEYLKKRVKRKYELIFSDKDANYKEVYEWDVSKLEPMVAFPHLPSNVYPVSEAASKNITLDQVYIGSCTNGRLEDLRIAAKILKGHKVNPNLRLIITPATPEIYLQALKEGLIEIFLEAGATITPPSCGPCLGGHLGVLAEGEKALSTTNRNFVGRMGHPKSEVYLANPAVAAASAILGRIAAPWEVEVKE from the coding sequence ATGGGTTACACAATAACCGAAAAGATTTTGCTAAAGCATTCTGACAAAAAAGAAATATTCCCAGGCGATTTGATCTTCGTAAAAGTTGACCTTGTTCTTGCAAACGATATAACTGCTCCGCTTGCCATAAAAGAGTTCAAAAAAATTGGTGTTGAAAAAGTTTTTGATCCAGAGAAAATAGCTTTGGTTCCAGATCACTCGACGCCAAACAAAGATATCAAATCGGCAGAACAGGCAAAGATTACAAGACTTTTTGCAAAAGAGCAAAACATAAGGTATTACTACGAGGTTGGCAGAGCTGGGATAGCGCATGTTCTTTTGCCAGACGAAGGTTTGATAGCTCCTGGTGATTGTGTTGTTGGGGCAGATTCGCACACCTGCACTTATGGTGCCTTAGGAGCCTTTTCAACTGGGATTGGAAGCACGGATGCCGCGTATGCCATGGCTTTTGGTGAAGTGTGGTTGAAAGTACCAGAAACTGTAAAGTTCATCTACTATGGAAAGTTACCAAAGTGGGTAGGGGGAAAAGATTTAATCCTTTACACAATAGGAAAAATCGGTGTAGATGGTGCACGATACATGGCAATGGAATTTGCTGGTGAAGCCATCAAAAACCTTGGTATGGCAGATAGATTCACAATGTGCAACATGGCTGTGGAAGCTGGTGCAAAAAACGGGATAATCGAACCTGATGAAATAACACTGGAGTACCTCAAGAAAAGGGTTAAAAGGAAATACGAACTGATTTTTAGCGACAAAGATGCAAATTACAAAGAAGTTTACGAGTGGGACGTCTCGAAACTCGAACCGATGGTTGCATTTCCACATTTACCCAGCAACGTTTATCCAGTTTCGGAAGCTGCAAGCAAAAACATAACGCTAGATCAAGTTTACATAGGCTCTTGCACCAACGGAAGACTTGAGGATTTGAGAATCGCGGCAAAAATTTTAAAGGGTCACAAGGTCAATCCCAACTTGAGGCTCATAATAACCCCAGCCACACCCGAGATCTACCTTCAAGCTTTGAAAGAGGGTTTGATAGAAATCTTTCTGGAAGCCGGTGCCACAATCACACCACCCAGCTGTGGACCATGTCTTGGAGGACACCTTGGAGTGCTTGCCGAAGGAGAAAAAGCTTTAAGCACAACCAACAGAAACTTCGTCGGAAGAATGGGGCATCCCAAAAGCGAAGTATACCTTGCAAACCCTGCTGTTGCAGCAGCCTCAGCAATCCTTGGAAGAATCGCTGCGCCGTGGGAAGTGGAGGTGAAAGAATGA